The sequence GCGGCTCGGAAGCGATCGACTTTGCGCTCAAGACCGCTTATCTGCGCAACAAGCGGCCCGGCATTCTCGCGTTCACGGGCGCCTACCACGGGCTGACGTCGAGTGCCCTCGCCGTTACGGGAATCGAGCGATTCCGCGAACCCTTTGCGCCTTTCATTCGCGGCGACGTTCGCTTTGGGCCGTTCCCGACGCCGCTGCACACGATGGAGATGGAGTTTCGCGCCTACAAGATCGGTACGGTTATCGTCGAGCCGATCCAAGGACGCGCCGGCGTCATCGTGCCGCCTCGCGGCTGGCTTGCAGGCGTACGCGCCATGTGCGATCTCTACGGCGCCACGCTGATCTTCGACGAAATCTACACAGGTTTCGGCCGGACCGGGAAAATGTTTGCCTGCGAGTACGAGGACGTCGTCCCCGATCTGTTGTGCGTCGGCAAAGCAATCGCCAACGGCGTACCGCTGGCGGCGGTGATCGGAACGCGCAAAGCGATGGACGCGTGGGAAGCCTCGCGTGGCGAAGCGCTTCACACCTCGACATATCTCGGTAATCCCCTCGCCTGCGCCGCCGCGCTTGCGAACATCACAGACATCGAACAGGAAGGACTCGTCGAACGCGCCGCAACGCTCGGTGCAAAACTCGGGACGCGATTACGCGAGCTGTCGGGGCGTACGCCGCTCGTCTCGGCCGTACGCGGGCGTGGGATGCTGTGGGGACTTGCGCTTCCGAGTCCCGAGCTCACGTTTGCAATCACGAAGGCCGCACTCCGGCTTGGGACGATCGTGCTTCCGTCGGGCGTACGCGGCGACGTCATCACGCTTGCGCCACCGGTGACAATCGATGAAGGACAGCTGATGCACGCGGTCGATCTTCTCGAACAGGCAATCTTGAAGAGCACGTAACGTGAAATCAACCATCAGGAAAGACCCTCACATGTTGTTCCTAGGCCGGCGCGCCCATTACTACGCTTTCGAAATGGACATGGGCCGAGGGCCAATGGGGGCCCCGCGCGCGCAGCGCGCGGGGGCGCGGAGCCTGGGGCGGAGCGCCTTTAAAACATGATTCGCGTTGGTATCGTAGGATCAGGTTTCGGGGGAGTCGTTCACGCACCGGCCTTTCACGCACACGATGCTTTCGAGCTGGTCGCGATTGCGTCGCCGAACAACGCCGAAGCGGTTGCCAAGGAGCGCAAGATTCGCAGCGCCTTCGGCTCGCTCGAGGCGATGCTCGACGGCGTAGAACTCGACGCAGTTTCGATCTCCACGCCGCCTTTTGCGCACCGCGAGGCGGTCTTACTCGCGCTCTCCCGCGGCAAGCACGTACTCTGCGAAAAGCCGCTGGCGCGAACGGTCGCCGAAGCCGAAGAGATGGTTGCAGCTGCAAACAAGTCCGAAAAGGCCACCGGAATCGGATTCGAGTTTCGGTTCGATCCGTCACGTCAGGCACTTAAAGAGCTCATCGCCAACAATCATCTGGGGCCGCTGCGCGAGATCGAGTTCACGCATCTCACCACGATGCTGCGCCGGGATGCCGACAAGAAACGCGGCTGGTGGTTCGAGTACTCCCGTGGCGGCGGGATCATTCAGGCTGTCGGCTCGCACATGATCGACAGCGTCACGTGGCTCGCCGGACGTCCGCCGCGTTCTTATACCGGCTTCTCTCGCACAGCCAACGTCACGCGCAAGGACAATCAAGGTGCGTTCACGAGCAACGTCGCGGACGGCATGTTCGTGCTACTCGAGTACGGCGACGGCCTCGTCGGCCGGATCGCGCTCGACGCCACCAACGTCGTCAATAGCTCGACACTCGCAGTTTACGGTGAAGATCGTACGGCCGCAGCCAGCGGCGACTCCTTGGCATGGTCGAAGCTCTTTACGGTCGACGCAAAAGAGACGTCGGAATACGAGCTAGCTTCATCGCCGTACGACCAGCTCAAAACCGCCCAGCCGAACGTGCCGCTCGTCCTCCGGATGCTTGACCAATTCGCCGCAAAGATCGAAGGCAAGCCAAACACCTTGCCGACATTCGAAGACGGCTTGCTCGTGCAGCGCGTTATGGCCGCAGTAGGGTACGAGGCTAGTAAATAGAGTCGAAGCCGCTTTGCGAAGCGTGCGACTCTTCGAGGATCGTCATCCAGGCGATATTGTAGCTGCGTGGATGCAGCAGCCGCGTCGGATCGCCGAGCGGAATCTTCTGCAGCATGTCGTCGATCGATTCGAGCACCGTCACTGAGGGCGTGAACCCGAGCCGCGAGGTCATCTTGGTGTTCGTCATGCGGTAGTCGCGAACGATCTTCGGAAGCCCCGTCTCTTGCAGCTCGACGCGATGGCTCGCAAGCTTCATTTCCAGCGAGCCTTTGACGAGCATCGCAAGCTCCCGGATCTGATAATTCTCTTGCATGACGTTGAATATTTCGGCGTGGACGTCGTCACGCTTCGCGAGAGAGCAAGCGATGTGCGCACGCGCGACGTCGGTGACATCGACCAGCGGACGCCACTGCCAACCGCCCCCGTGTAAGAACAGTTTTCCAAACACCGCCGCGTCTTTGACGAACGTGTTGACGACGAGATCGAAGCGCATGCGCGGGCTGAAGCCGTAAACGGTGCCTTGCCGCAAGATCACGGGCGTGAAGCTCGCATCCGCCGTCTCGAGCAGCTTCTCTTCAGCGTATTTCTTCGAAAGCGAATATGCACCGCGCGGTTTGACGTCGGCGGTCTCGTCATACGTGCCGGCCCCGATTCCATCGTAGATCGACGCGCTCGAACCGAAAATCAACCGCCCGACACCGGCACGCTTACAGGCCCGCGCAAGCTCTTCGGTAGCGACCGCGTTCATCTGCCAATTGGCTTCCGTGTTGTACTCCGCGGTCGGATCGTTCGAGAGACCAGCGAGGTGGCTGACGACGTCCACCCCCTCGAGCCAGCCGGGATCAAAGCGGCGAATATCGCCTGGAACGAACTCGACCTTCTCGAGTCCGGCCGGCATCTTGCTGCCGAAGAAAAACCGATCGACGACGCGGACGTCGTCGCCGCGCGCAACAAGCTGACGGCAAAGCTCGAGACCGATATAGCCGGCGCCTCCGGTGACGAGTACTCTCAGCGGCGAGCCTCGGACATGAACGGCGTAATCGGCACGCTCGCGTCGGCGCGTTCGAGATAACGCCAGATCGCGGAGAGACCGGCCATCGTCGCACGCGTTCGAATGTCGCCGCGGTCGCCGGGGAACGTGGCTCGATACGTGCGCGGCTCGCCATCGGCAATCAGTGCAAACCACACGAGACCAACCGGCTTATCTTCGGTCCCGCCGCCGGGCCCTGCGACACCCGTCGTCGCAATCGCGACGTCAGCCCCCAAACGGCGGCGCGCACCGCGAGCCATCGCGATCGCCGTCTCGACGCTTACGGCTCCGTGTTCACGCAAAATATCGGCAGGGACGTCGAGCATCGACCGCTTGACGTCGTTGTTGTACGCGACCACGCCGCCGCGGAACACATCGGATGCGCCGGGGACGCGGACGAGCGCGTCCGAGATTGCGCCGCCGGTGCACGACTCCGCGGTCGCGATCGTCTGGCGCCGCCGGCGCAACGCGTCAATGATCTGACTTTCGACCGTCTGGGCGTCGACGCCGTAGATACCGTAGCCGATTCGTTCACGGATCTCGCGTTCGATCGGCGCGATCATCGCTTTCGCGGCTTCGGCGGTTTCGGCTTTGGCCATGATCTTCACGTCGCAGCGTCCGCCGTGTGCGAGCACCGCGATTTTGGGATTTTCCGACGAACGAAACAGATCTTCGATGCGACGGTCGAGCTCTGACTCCGGGATCCCGATCGTGTGAATCGTCCGCGTTGTAATCGTTTGGCGCAACGCGAAGCGTTCGAGCAACCACGGGACAAGCTTGTCCATCATCATCGCGCGCATCTCACGCGGTACTCCCGGCATGCCTGCGACGAACTTACCATCCTCACGCAATGCAATGAACCCCGGCGCAGTACCATGCGGGTTGTCGAGCACGACCCCGGGCGTCGGTAGCATCGCCTGACGCCGATTGTTATCGCTCATCGTGCGCCGCATCATCGCAAAGCGCTCCTCGATTGCGCGCAGCGATTCCTCATGCAGCTCAAGATGCGTTCCGGTTGCGGTCGCGACGGCTTCCTTCGTCAAATCGTCGACGGTTGGGCCGAGTCCGCCGGTCGTAATGACCCCATCGGCGCGATCGAGCGCTCCGCGCAACATTGCCGCCAAACGCTCGGGGTTGTCGCCGACGGAGTGCTTCGCATACACGTCGACGCCGATATCAGCCAGGGCGCTTGCCACGAACGCGGAGTTCGTATCGATCAAATGGCCGAGCAGCAGCTCCGTCCCGATGGTTACGATCTCTACCGATGCCAAGCAGCGCCCCTCACTTAAACCAGTCGGGATAGCGTACGCTGATCTGCACGTCGAATCCCTCGGCGGCTTCGCGGCCCGCCGCCTTTCGCGCCTCGGGATCAGCGAGCGTTCGATTCGTATTGCGTTTTGCACGGAGAGTATCAAGAAAGCGTGCAAACTTCGCGTCGAGTACGCGCTGAATCGCTATTCTCCAGCGTTTGCTCACGGCCGGTGAGACACCGCCGGTCGAAACGGTGATGCGCGCCGGGCCGGCTTTCGCAACTGCCTGCATTGCGACGAAGCCGTACGCGGGCTGATCGATACAACACAACAGAAAATGGTGACGATCGGCGAGCGCACGTAATCGCGCCGAGAGCTTCCCGTCCAGCGGCGTCGAGATCACGAAGAATGCGCCGGCGACATCTTCATCGCGCAATCCGGCGGCCTCGCGAATCCAGCGCACCTTCGCGCCGGTCTCCTCGAGCGCACGCGTCTTCTCGATTGCTTCGCGATCGTCAGCCGCACCGATGACGACGCACTCGCGTCCCTCGAGGTTCAACCCGACCGGAAAAAACGCGGGCGGTAGCGGATCGCGATTAATAGTCGACCGGCCGCAGATAAAACTCGTTGATCGCAGTGCTGCTGAGCATCGCGGTCGTCGGTAAGTGCCGTTTCCAATGCGTCGAGTCAACGCGCTTGCGCACGATACGGACTTCTTCGGGCGCAAGTCCCATGCGCACGATCTGTTCGTCGTCGAAACCTTGAAGCATCGCAGCCAGGATCGCATCCGCTTTGCGATACGTGATCCCCAGATCGCCTTCGTCCGTTTGATCGGCCTCGAGATCGGCGCTTGGCGCCTTGTCGACGATCGGCAGCGGAACGCCGAGGTAGCGCGCCAGATCCCAGACTTGGGTCTTGAACAAGTCACCGATCGGGTTGACCGGCGGCGTATCGTCAGCGTGCCACGTGAAATAGCCCATCATGCGTTCGGTTTTGTTGCCGGTTCCGATCGGCAGCGCGCCGAGTTTCGCGGATTGATCGAACAACACGACCATGCGAACGCGCGCCATCACGTTGCCGGCCCGGCGCGCGTCGACGCCGGGTTCGAACTGCAGGTAGCCGTCGACGGCTGCCGTGATCTCGATCGTGCGCTCGTTGATCCCGAGCGCATCGACGACGAGCTTCGCGTCCGCTAGAGAGGACGGACTAGACTTCTTGTACGGCATGCGGATCGCGTAGACGTTTTCCGGTCCGAGCGCGCGCGCGCAGAGATACGCAACGCAAGCGGAGTCGACGCCGCCCGACAGACCTAAGACGGCTTTGTGAATGCCGCGCCGGCGAACGAGCTCGTCGGATAAAAATGCTTCGAGC comes from Candidatus Baltobacteraceae bacterium and encodes:
- a CDS encoding NAD(P)-dependent oxidoreductase, with the protein product MNLEGRECVVIGAADDREAIEKTRALEETGAKVRWIREAAGLRDEDVAGAFFVISTPLDGKLSARLRALADRHHFLLCCIDQPAYGFVAMQAVAKAGPARITVSTGGVSPAVSKRWRIAIQRVLDAKFARFLDTLRAKRNTNRTLADPEARKAAGREAAEGFDVQISVRYPDWFK
- a CDS encoding aspartate aminotransferase family protein, translated to MNDIPGPRSRELAERLRAHESRGVTFLADDFPIFWESADGALVTDVDGNQFIDLTSAFGVATAGHTNRRVHEAIVAQSEKLVHGLGDVHPNRMRVELLEKLATLAPGELSVSYLCSSGSEAIDFALKTAYLRNKRPGILAFTGAYHGLTSSALAVTGIERFREPFAPFIRGDVRFGPFPTPLHTMEMEFRAYKIGTVIVEPIQGRAGVIVPPRGWLAGVRAMCDLYGATLIFDEIYTGFGRTGKMFACEYEDVVPDLLCVGKAIANGVPLAAVIGTRKAMDAWEASRGEALHTSTYLGNPLACAAALANITDIEQEGLVERAATLGAKLGTRLRELSGRTPLVSAVRGRGMLWGLALPSPELTFAITKAALRLGTIVLPSGVRGDVITLAPPVTIDEGQLMHAVDLLEQAILKST
- a CDS encoding competence/damage-inducible protein A gives rise to the protein MASVEIVTIGTELLLGHLIDTNSAFVASALADIGVDVYAKHSVGDNPERLAAMLRGALDRADGVITTGGLGPTVDDLTKEAVATATGTHLELHEESLRAIEERFAMMRRTMSDNNRRQAMLPTPGVVLDNPHGTAPGFIALREDGKFVAGMPGVPREMRAMMMDKLVPWLLERFALRQTITTRTIHTIGIPESELDRRIEDLFRSSENPKIAVLAHGGRCDVKIMAKAETAEAAKAMIAPIEREIRERIGYGIYGVDAQTVESQIIDALRRRRQTIATAESCTGGAISDALVRVPGASDVFRGGVVAYNNDVKRSMLDVPADILREHGAVSVETAIAMARGARRRLGADVAIATTGVAGPGGGTEDKPVGLVWFALIADGEPRTYRATFPGDRGDIRTRATMAGLSAIWRYLERADASVPITPFMSEARR
- a CDS encoding NAD+ synthase, yielding MILPVIAAPAIDPYAAVKSDPEVTARWLEAFLSDELVRRRGIHKAVLGLSGGVDSACVAYLCARALGPENVYAIRMPYKKSSPSSLADAKLVVDALGINERTIEITAAVDGYLQFEPGVDARRAGNVMARVRMVVLFDQSAKLGALPIGTGNKTERMMGYFTWHADDTPPVNPIGDLFKTQVWDLARYLGVPLPIVDKAPSADLEADQTDEGDLGITYRKADAILAAMLQGFDDEQIVRMGLAPEEVRIVRKRVDSTHWKRHLPTTAMLSSTAINEFYLRPVDY
- a CDS encoding Gfo/Idh/MocA family oxidoreductase, translating into MIRVGIVGSGFGGVVHAPAFHAHDAFELVAIASPNNAEAVAKERKIRSAFGSLEAMLDGVELDAVSISTPPFAHREAVLLALSRGKHVLCEKPLARTVAEAEEMVAAANKSEKATGIGFEFRFDPSRQALKELIANNHLGPLREIEFTHLTTMLRRDADKKRGWWFEYSRGGGIIQAVGSHMIDSVTWLAGRPPRSYTGFSRTANVTRKDNQGAFTSNVADGMFVLLEYGDGLVGRIALDATNVVNSSTLAVYGEDRTAAASGDSLAWSKLFTVDAKETSEYELASSPYDQLKTAQPNVPLVLRMLDQFAAKIEGKPNTLPTFEDGLLVQRVMAAVGYEASK
- a CDS encoding SDR family oxidoreductase; amino-acid sequence: MALSRTRRRERADYAVHVRGSPLRVLVTGGAGYIGLELCRQLVARGDDVRVVDRFFFGSKMPAGLEKVEFVPGDIRRFDPGWLEGVDVVSHLAGLSNDPTAEYNTEANWQMNAVATEELARACKRAGVGRLIFGSSASIYDGIGAGTYDETADVKPRGAYSLSKKYAEEKLLETADASFTPVILRQGTVYGFSPRMRFDLVVNTFVKDAAVFGKLFLHGGGWQWRPLVDVTDVARAHIACSLAKRDDVHAEIFNVMQENYQIRELAMLVKGSLEMKLASHRVELQETGLPKIVRDYRMTNTKMTSRLGFTPSVTVLESIDDMLQKIPLGDPTRLLHPRSYNIAWMTILEESHASQSGFDSIY